The window AAAAAGGCCGTTCCGTATAACCGTTGTAACATGGGGTTAGACGACTTGCCTTCCCAGTATGCTCCGGCTACAGATAACAGTTTAAAGTGCTTTAAATCCTTAAGACTAGGAGCAGCAACAACTTGAGCGTAGACTAATTGACCACCAATTTCGTAGAAAGGAATTTCATCACTATCAAGTGTCTTGATTAATTCCGTCTGGTATCGATCACCACTAACTTCATTTAAAGCATCATCTTTGCTTAAAGTTACTCGTTTAACGGATGCGTTATCCTTGATGACCCGCTGCATCTTGTCAGCTAGGCCATTTAATTCATCGGCACTAATTTGCCGTTCATCTTTTTCCGTATCAACGTAAAATCCGTCTTCATCAGCAGCTAAGCGACCAAGTCGAACTCCGGGAAATTCTCGTTTTACTACCGCTGCCAGTAGTTCAGCTGCACTTTGGCGTAACACAGTTAAACCATCTTCTGAATCAGCCGTAATAATTTCTAACTTACCACCAGCCGTTAACGGAGCTTGGACGTCCACTAACTGACCATCAACTTTTCCGGCAATGGCTTTTTTAGCTAAGCTAACTGAGATTGATTTAGCAATTTCAGCAATCGTAATTCCATTCTCAAACGCTTGGTTGCGTCCGTCTGGAAATTCAAACGTAATTTGTGCCATTTTCATTCCTCCTAAATAAAAAGCCCCCTGGTAAAAATACCAAGGGACGTCGTTTTGACGCGGTTCCACCCAAATTATCCGAAAATCGGATATCTCTGTTAACCACATTTATTCACGTTATTTTAAGTAAGGCGGTAAGTTAAATCCGCCGACAAGTAGCTTCCAGAATTAAACTACTCTCTCTGTGAATTTAGATTTAACTCATATCCTTATTTAGTAGTCTAATCACCCGACGAAAAAGTGTCAAGCGTCAGGACTTAATTCCTTAAATTATTGCCATTCAAATAAACGGGACGAGCTAAGAATTTAATTCGTTCCATTAGTCGTTGGGCTTTGAGTGGTTCCGCTTCGTTACGGGCGGTAACTGCTAAATGTTCTTTGGCTAATTCATCCATGGAGAAGTTAGAAGTGAAAAACGTGGATAGCTGATTCTGCATTCGATATTCCAAAATAACGCCTAGCACGTCATCCCGAATCCAAGCAGACATCGAATCTGCACCGATATCGTCAATAATCAAAACCGGCATCTTTTTCACCTGATCAACCTTGGACTTAAACGTATTGTCGCCAATCGCGTTTTTTAGTTCTACTGCAAACGACGGGAAGTGAACTAACATGGTTTTTACCCCATGATCAGAGAGACGGTGGGCCATGGCGGCCATCACAAATGTTTTACCGACCCCAAATGGCCCGTATAAATACACTGATTTTTGGTGTTCCTGGGGATCATTCTCGTAATTTTCAATGAAGTTAATTAAATCAATAATCACCTCTTCTTGATCAGGAGTCGGATCATAATCTTCAAAGTTAACCCGTTTGATTTCGGGTGTCATTCCCACGGTCACAAAGTTATTCTTCATGCGTTGATCACGTTGCCGCCGTAAAAAGTCTTTAGTTGGTTGGTAGGCAACCTCAATTAAATGGTCGTTTACCACTAGTTGCGGTGCATATCCGGGGGCAAAAGTAGTCTGTCCCGCTGCCATTTTCTTTTTCTCATTCACAAATTCATAGAGCTTCGATGCTGATTTTTGCACCGCTTGGGGAGCTAAATCCTCCTGATGCTCTTGAACAAATTCCTGCACGTCCGGATCAGCATAAACGGATTGCAACAGTTTTTGGTACTGTTCGGTCAAATGATGGTTTTGCATGGAAGTCTTCAACCCCTTCCCCACGTTTCTCATTTCTATTCACTCCCCTCTGATTGATTATTCCGTAACTTTGCTAGTTTTTCTTTAATTAATTTCCGATTAGCAGCCGAGGCCTGCTTCGTAGACCGTTGATGATCAGCTTTATAAGCCCATTCTGGCAAGGTTTCTTTTACTGTTTGTTGTTTTTGCTTCGTTCGCTTGGTGCGCTGCTTCGTTATCCGTCGCTCACGTTGCTTAATTTCTGTCAGCGCCTGATCTGCCGTTTGAATGTGGCGCTGGGCCCAGTCATTGGCAATCGTATCTAACAGATTTTTATTCAGCGTGGGATTTTCCCGATCAACCAGCAATAAGTAGATGAGCATGTTAACTACCGCACTGGGTAAAACGTTTTGTTCCAACAATTGGCGTAACGAACGTTCTTCGGCAGCCGTTGCATACCCACCTTTTTCTTGTTTGATGGCCCCTAAAAA of the Fructilactobacillus cliffordii genome contains:
- the dnaI gene encoding primosomal protein DnaI, coding for MRNVGKGLKTSMQNHHLTEQYQKLLQSVYADPDVQEFVQEHQEDLAPQAVQKSASKLYEFVNEKKKMAAGQTTFAPGYAPQLVVNDHLIEVAYQPTKDFLRRQRDQRMKNNFVTVGMTPEIKRVNFEDYDPTPDQEEVIIDLINFIENYENDPQEHQKSVYLYGPFGVGKTFVMAAMAHRLSDHGVKTMLVHFPSFAVELKNAIGDNTFKSKVDQVKKMPVLIIDDIGADSMSAWIRDDVLGVILEYRMQNQLSTFFTSNFSMDELAKEHLAVTARNEAEPLKAQRLMERIKFLARPVYLNGNNLRN